A DNA window from Litorivicinus lipolyticus contains the following coding sequences:
- the dnaX gene encoding DNA polymerase III subunit gamma/tau → MSQVLARKYRPRNFQQLVGQDHVSQALTNALTNDRLHHAYLFVGTRGVGKTSIARILARCLNCETGVTATPCLTCGTCQSIEAGRFIDLIEVDAASRTKVEDTRELLENVQYAPSEGRFKVYLIDEVHMLSASSFNALLKTLEEPPAHVKFLLATTDPQKVPMTVLSRCLQFRLRDLPADDIAAHLANVLTQEAIEHDGEALNAIGRAARGSIRDAMTLTDQAIAFSNGSVTAAPVRDMLGIHGQDSIPDLIRLVSVGDAAGVISWIAETAQVAPQWGGLIEALQRALHAEAVALTLGKPSVLAPEEAQLYYQIATQAYQDLAFAPEERIGFEMMAMRLLAFRPARQTEYPVASATPVAAPEPVATPEPVAAPEPVATPEPVAAPEPVAAPEPVAAPEPVAAPEPVAAPEPVAAPEPVAAPEPVAAPEPVAAPEPVAAPESAVDLPWGDSAPTAALTAAPVAVNASAELSPEQWTDLLAELGIAGFGESMLRASEWLGISGNQARLRIPEDARELFSEPFQKRAATLLTARLGQQISGLDIEWTEPVLATPAQVLEQRAAARLAQAKVDFAREPTVKWLSETFDAQIDESSVTPKGDK, encoded by the coding sequence TAAACTGTGAAACCGGCGTCACCGCCACACCCTGTTTGACCTGTGGCACTTGTCAGTCGATTGAGGCCGGGCGTTTCATCGATCTGATCGAGGTCGACGCGGCCAGTCGAACCAAAGTCGAAGACACCCGCGAGTTGCTGGAAAACGTGCAGTACGCACCCAGCGAAGGCCGCTTTAAGGTCTATCTGATCGACGAAGTCCACATGCTCTCGGCCAGCTCGTTTAATGCGCTGCTGAAAACTCTCGAAGAGCCTCCGGCTCACGTAAAGTTTTTGCTCGCGACCACGGATCCGCAAAAAGTCCCGATGACGGTGTTAAGCCGCTGCTTGCAGTTCCGGCTGCGCGATCTGCCGGCGGACGATATTGCCGCGCATTTGGCTAACGTGTTGACCCAAGAAGCGATCGAGCACGACGGCGAGGCGCTGAACGCGATCGGACGCGCAGCGCGTGGCAGTATCCGTGATGCCATGACCCTGACCGACCAAGCCATCGCGTTTAGCAACGGCAGTGTCACCGCAGCGCCGGTGCGCGATATGTTGGGGATTCATGGTCAAGACTCGATCCCGGACTTGATTCGTTTGGTTAGTGTGGGCGATGCCGCCGGCGTAATCAGTTGGATTGCCGAGACCGCACAGGTAGCACCCCAGTGGGGCGGGCTGATTGAAGCCTTGCAGCGAGCGTTGCACGCCGAGGCGGTCGCCCTGACCTTGGGCAAGCCGTCAGTGTTGGCACCGGAAGAAGCCCAACTGTATTACCAGATAGCGACGCAAGCCTACCAAGACTTGGCGTTTGCGCCGGAAGAGCGAATCGGGTTTGAAATGATGGCCATGCGGTTGTTGGCGTTTCGCCCGGCGCGGCAAACCGAGTATCCGGTGGCCTCGGCAACGCCTGTGGCAGCGCCCGAGCCGGTGGCAACGCCCGAGCCGGTGGCAGCGCCCGAGCCGGTGGCAACGCCCGAGCCTGTGGCAGCGCCCGAGCCTGTGGCAGCGCCCGAGCCTGTGGCAGCGCCCGAGCCTGTGGCAGCGCCCGAGCCTGTGGCAGCGCCCGAGCCTGTGGCAGCGCCTGAGCCTGTGGCAGCGCCCGAGCCTGTGGCAGCGCCCGAGCCTGTGGCAGCGCCTGAGCCGGTGGCCGCGCCTGAGTCTGCGGTGGATTTGCCCTGGGGTGATTCCGCGCCCACGGCCGCTCTCACGGCCGCGCCGGTGGCGGTTAATGCCAGCGCTGAGCTGTCGCCGGAGCAATGGACCGACTTGCTAGCCGAGCTCGGTATCGCCGGGTTTGGTGAGTCGATGTTGCGTGCCAGCGAATGGTTGGGCATTTCGGGTAATCAGGCGCGGCTGCGGATTCCCGAGGACGCTCGAGAGTTATTCAGCGAGCCCTTTCAAAAGCGTGCCGCGACCTTACTGACGGCACGTTTGGGTCAGCAAATTTCCGGTTTGGACATTGAGTGGACCGAACCTGTGTTGGCCACGCCGGCACAAGTATTAGAGCAGCGGGCTGCGGCGCGCTTGGCCCAAGCCAAGGTGGATTTCGCTCGCGAGCCCACCGTAAAGTGGTTGTCCGAGACCTTCGATGCACAGATCGACGAGTCCAGCGTGACCCCGAAAGGAGATAAGTAG
- a CDS encoding YbaB/EbfC family nucleoid-associated protein encodes MFNMGDLMGQMKDMQSKIQEQQAEMLKLEVLGEAGAGLVSVRLNGGRDVLAVQIDDSLMGDDKGVLQDLLAAAINDANQKLEKLMQSKMMGMMPGMGGMGPGGA; translated from the coding sequence ATGTTTAACATGGGTGACCTGATGGGCCAGATGAAAGACATGCAGTCCAAAATTCAAGAGCAGCAGGCCGAGATGCTAAAGCTTGAGGTCCTGGGCGAGGCTGGCGCCGGTTTGGTTAGCGTGCGCTTGAACGGTGGTCGTGACGTGCTGGCCGTGCAAATTGATGACAGCCTGATGGGCGATGACAAAGGTGTACTGCAGGACTTGTTGGCCGCAGCCATTAACGACGCCAATCAAAAACTCGAAAAGCTGATGCAAAGCAAGATGATGGGCATGATGCCCGGTATGGGTGGCATGGGCCCGGGCGGCGCGTGA
- the recR gene encoding recombination mediator RecR yields the protein MKSFSPLFDELQRSLQVLPGVGPRSAQRMALNLIERTPSEASKLATVLAQALRDISHCHTCYVLSESETCQICADPKRDAHRLMVVESPGQLMAFERAGLHDGHYFVLNGLISPLDGISPDQVRIPQLLKRVGDGVTEVVLALTSSVEGEATAHYIKAQCPGVTLTRLARGIPMGGDIESLDPNTLELALGARESWS from the coding sequence GTGAAGTCGTTCAGTCCGCTGTTTGACGAGCTGCAGCGATCGCTGCAGGTGTTGCCGGGGGTGGGGCCACGTAGTGCGCAGCGCATGGCCCTCAACCTGATTGAGCGGACGCCGTCTGAGGCCAGCAAACTGGCGACCGTATTGGCCCAAGCCCTTCGGGATATCAGCCATTGCCATACCTGTTACGTGCTGTCCGAATCCGAGACTTGTCAAATCTGTGCCGACCCCAAACGCGACGCCCACCGCTTGATGGTGGTCGAGTCGCCGGGTCAGTTGATGGCCTTTGAACGGGCCGGCTTGCACGACGGTCACTATTTTGTGCTCAACGGTTTGATCTCACCGTTGGACGGTATCAGCCCGGACCAGGTGCGCATCCCGCAATTATTGAAGCGCGTGGGTGACGGTGTCACCGAGGTGGTATTAGCCCTGACCAGTAGCGTCGAGGGCGAGGCAACCGCGCATTACATCAAAGCCCAGTGCCCAGGCGTGACGCTGACCCGGCTAGCCCGGGGCATCCCGATGGGGGGCGATATCGAGTCGCTTGACCCGAACACGCTGGAATTGGCGTTGGGCGCCCGCGAGTCGTGGTCATGA
- a CDS encoding ribonuclease D, protein MKWQWVADQPGLEQALSQPDSFIGVDTEFVREDTFWPKPGLIQIGNAEQVFLVDPLVELDFSPFQRWMKNPDQIKVTHAGFEDLELFAHHFATQPSPWFDTQLAWAVLGGPISIGLDGLVQAFGHAPLDKSKSRNDWTRRPLARDLLDYAAQDVVHLPSIAADLRQQLIDKDRLGWLMEEQGAAMDRIRGVMANAFDPMDRVKGLHSLSGQGMACMRAMVNWRDQTARANNLARSRVIRDELLLVLADCERWPDLAKLPGYRGGATRRYADELKQHYDAGRAAPAEAALDKPTRPSPQQKKANQALKAAVTACAERHGLAPEFLARRKDIEAWAAAKSQPQGWRATLLKEWL, encoded by the coding sequence ATGAAGTGGCAGTGGGTCGCCGACCAACCCGGCCTTGAACAGGCACTGAGCCAGCCCGATAGTTTTATCGGCGTCGACACCGAGTTTGTTCGCGAGGACACCTTTTGGCCAAAGCCTGGCCTGATCCAAATTGGCAATGCCGAACAGGTATTCTTGGTTGATCCGCTGGTTGAACTGGATTTTTCGCCGTTCCAGCGATGGATGAAAAACCCCGACCAGATCAAGGTTACCCATGCCGGGTTCGAGGACCTGGAATTGTTCGCTCACCATTTCGCCACGCAGCCATCGCCGTGGTTCGACACGCAGTTAGCGTGGGCGGTGTTGGGCGGTCCGATTTCGATCGGACTTGACGGATTGGTCCAGGCCTTTGGCCATGCGCCGCTGGATAAGTCGAAAAGCCGTAATGACTGGACTCGCCGACCGCTGGCCCGCGATTTGCTCGATTACGCGGCCCAAGACGTGGTCCATTTGCCGTCGATTGCTGCGGATCTTCGTCAGCAACTGATCGATAAAGACCGCCTCGGCTGGCTGATGGAAGAGCAGGGCGCCGCCATGGACCGTATTCGGGGCGTGATGGCGAATGCATTTGATCCGATGGACCGGGTCAAAGGGTTGCACAGCCTAAGCGGACAGGGCATGGCGTGCATGCGCGCCATGGTCAATTGGCGTGATCAAACCGCGCGGGCGAATAACCTGGCGCGCTCTCGGGTTATCCGCGATGAACTATTGCTGGTATTGGCGGACTGTGAGCGCTGGCCTGATCTGGCCAAGCTGCCTGGCTACCGTGGTGGTGCGACACGGCGCTACGCGGACGAACTGAAACAGCACTACGATGCCGGTCGTGCGGCGCCGGCGGAGGCTGCGTTGGACAAACCGACGCGGCCGTCGCCACAACAGAAAAAAGCCAATCAGGCGCTTAAGGCTGCAGTCACCGCCTGCGCCGAGCGCCACGGACTGGCGCCGGAGTTTTTGGCCCGCCGTAAAGACATCGAAGCCTGGGCCGCGGCCAAAAGCCAGCCCCAGGGCTGGCGTGCAACCCTATTGAAGGAATGGTTATGA
- a CDS encoding YcgL domain-containing protein, protein MKHLIQVFKSANKDEMYLYVEKSDGLKRVPDALMERFGKATSVMLLPLTDQRKLARADATEVLKQIDAQGFYLQMPPAKDDVMDETAKLYEEYCSKFDQDPELGGQSA, encoded by the coding sequence ATGAAGCATTTGATCCAGGTATTTAAAAGCGCCAATAAAGACGAGATGTACCTGTACGTCGAAAAAAGTGACGGCCTCAAGCGTGTGCCTGATGCCTTGATGGAGCGCTTTGGCAAGGCCACGTCGGTGATGCTGCTGCCGCTAACGGATCAGCGAAAACTGGCCCGGGCGGACGCCACTGAAGTGCTGAAACAGATCGATGCCCAGGGCTTTTATTTGCAGATGCCGCCGGCCAAGGATGACGTCATGGACGAAACTGCAAAGTTGTACGAGGAGTACTGCTCTAAGTTTGATCAGGATCCGGAATTGGGCGGTCAAAGCGCATAA
- a CDS encoding acyl-[ACP]--phospholipid O-acyltransferase — protein MHKPTDTFLFLGVQALGAANDNLVKQAALVLFSFGLIPLVGDSSLWTNAASGLFILPFLLFSSYAGRWSTRQDYRRAMVIIKQLEIVCAIVAGAGILLKQPLLLLLSLFLLGTQSTFFGPVKFSWPARAVAPRQLPKVTGMIEALTFVAILAGSLVGGALVTRPALLVALVLTLAVAGLWMATRLTPMPPRNPTPAPYHDGAETRRCRRLISWFWFLGASYLTQLGLLARELMGLGPQHVSYCLAAFAIGVAIGSPLSARVRHSHRAGWIGLMIMGLWLPVAGASGMSAGLIALAGLGIAGGLYVVPLYVRLQTRLSDDDLPQAIALNNRLNAVYMIASAVAGIGLLSVLGLSARDYFWVLASASLVMAPTVMRFDRPIPDPDQT, from the coding sequence TGGGGGTACAAGCCCTCGGTGCCGCAAATGACAACCTCGTCAAACAAGCCGCTTTGGTGTTATTCAGCTTCGGTTTAATCCCCCTGGTCGGGGACTCCAGCCTTTGGACCAACGCCGCCTCGGGCCTGTTTATCCTGCCATTCCTATTGTTTTCGAGCTATGCCGGTCGCTGGAGTACGCGCCAAGACTACCGCCGCGCCATGGTAATAATTAAACAACTGGAAATCGTCTGTGCAATCGTCGCCGGCGCTGGAATCCTGTTGAAACAGCCATTATTACTGCTGTTATCTCTATTTCTATTGGGCACGCAAAGTACGTTCTTTGGACCGGTAAAATTTTCCTGGCCAGCACGTGCTGTGGCGCCGAGACAACTGCCCAAGGTAACCGGCATGATCGAGGCCTTGACCTTTGTCGCGATCTTGGCCGGCTCGTTAGTCGGCGGCGCCTTAGTAACGCGACCTGCACTGCTGGTGGCCTTGGTGTTGACGCTGGCCGTCGCGGGCCTATGGATGGCAACGCGGCTGACACCGATGCCGCCACGCAACCCGACACCGGCCCCTTATCATGACGGTGCCGAAACCCGCCGCTGCCGACGATTGATCAGTTGGTTCTGGTTTCTTGGCGCCAGTTACCTGACCCAACTCGGTTTATTGGCTCGCGAACTCATGGGCCTTGGTCCCCAGCACGTCAGCTACTGCCTAGCCGCGTTCGCCATCGGCGTAGCAATCGGCAGCCCACTGTCCGCGCGCGTGCGCCACAGCCACCGCGCGGGCTGGATCGGGCTGATGATTATGGGTCTGTGGCTGCCAGTCGCCGGTGCCAGCGGGATGAGCGCGGGCTTGATCGCGTTGGCGGGGTTGGGGATTGCTGGCGGACTTTACGTAGTGCCGCTGTACGTGCGTCTTCAGACACGGTTATCGGACGACGACTTACCGCAAGCCATTGCCCTTAACAACCGGCTTAACGCGGTTTACATGATTGCATCGGCGGTCGCCGGGATTGGACTACTGAGCGTACTTGGGCTCTCAGCACGCGACTACTTTTGGGTGCTGGCCAGTGCCAGCCTGGTCATGGCACCGACAGTTATGCGCTTTGACCGCCCAATTCCGGATCCTGATCAAACTTAG